Within the Hyalangium gracile genome, the region GCAGGGCTTCCCGAGGGACTTCCTGGAGAACGGCGCCTTCTCCGAGGCCCGCGCGCCCACCCTGCCCGCCGAGGCGGTGGAGGCCGAGGCCCGCGCCCAGCTCGAGCGGCTCGCCACGCTGCTCGGCCGCCCCGCCACCCACGTGGACGTGCACAAGCACCTGCACCGCCACCCGAGCGTGCTCACCGGCCTGGCGCGCGCCGCCCGTGCCGCCGGCCTGCCCGTGCGCTCCATCGACGAGGCCATGCGGCGCGAGCTCCAGGCCCACGGCGTGGCCACCAACGCGCACTTCGTGGGAGACGCCGGAGCCGAGGCCTACTGGACGCTGGAGCGCTTCGAGGCCGAGGTGACCGCGCTGCCCGCCTCCGGCGTCATCGAACTCATGTGCCACCCCGGCTACACCCCCGAGGCGGTGAAGAGCGGCTACGCGGCGCAGCGAGAGGTGGAGCTGGCCACCTTCCTCCACCCGAAGGCCCGAGAGACGCTGGCACGCGCGGGGCTCAGCCCCACCGGCTTCGGCGTCCTCACATCCGGACGTTGAGCTCTTCCGCCACGGGCCAGCCGGGCTCAGGCGTCAGCGCCAGCGTGTTGCGCACGCGGGCAATCAGCTCGTCCGCGCGGTAGGGCCGCGAGCACAG harbors:
- a CDS encoding carbohydrate deacetylase; the protein is MSPRALIINADDLGYDPAVTRGILRAMREGVVSSATFMVNTPYSEQAAREAQGLSIGLHLNLARGTPAWQGFPRDFLENGAFSEARAPTLPAEAVEAEARAQLERLATLLGRPATHVDVHKHLHRHPSVLTGLARAARAAGLPVRSIDEAMRRELQAHGVATNAHFVGDAGAEAYWTLERFEAEVTALPASGVIELMCHPGYTPEAVKSGYAAQREVELATFLHPKARETLARAGLSPTGFGVLTSGR